A window of the Haloquadratum walsbyi C23 genome harbors these coding sequences:
- a CDS encoding STT3 domain-containing protein: MSDIRDEVDAIIDDRPETHRVFTEILQIDTEHSVWTFEDIKADTGLFGELVSRGIVEKQDDGYSLADPTAVDAALANRDDLNYAENTELATDGSRSDVSEIESDDDHGRRQLSDQIDMSVDRVIEIISNNRDRILSVVGVFALVVVFRLVAVRSVFQEGYVLLLGNDPYFYRYWVFDFVTANRSPLTVANGIEQGEPLLVATLQIVTALFGGGPAAAEQVLAWYPVAAAVVCGVSVYLIGTRLSDDRRVGLASTAILATLPVHAYRTSIGFADHHAFDVAILAVVFMTVAAYERTSPTSISQLLELTPWIILAGVGIGAHTLAWNAGALLLTPLGVYGVIRALASVRHDVSVLYRLTPLTASMAIGGGIGVLGHEALGWQSTTMIIPPTLLAIALFTLAIVAEGCRRVGLDYRITAIGVVLSGAAVLLGSIELIPRFGDEFRSQTDRLISGPGTENIFEAQSLFSADFGFILAPVIFFGLAIFVSIIVFIWASWTGWTRDRGDLLLVCVYGGTLFILSLLQVRFAGHLALPVAILTGISFVWLVAKVTDISPPTVRPVGVGTQSTSEQRVAWRRHATSTDTDTNTDTTGSSTRERSRDSRDGTSRRQIFTAVIVLFLLVGGLGAVMTPVRTATLTYGDDTASAIDEMDAFATAENRSWPETYVLSRWGDNRAYNAHLNGNSQSYGYARSNYLDFLRSDESEEWYQQIQGRVGFIIISEIPEFSELDSETMYARLHDRQGLGTHYQLLYAGDEKKAYAVVPGTMVNGTVNETKTSVTISGRMDVGSHTMITQREIPTKDGSYTIRIATPGTYTIGNRTVEVTQEDVVAG; this comes from the coding sequence ATGTCCGATATTCGGGATGAGGTAGACGCGATTATCGATGACCGTCCCGAGACACACCGTGTTTTTACTGAGATTCTACAGATTGATACTGAACACAGCGTCTGGACATTCGAGGATATTAAAGCCGATACTGGATTATTTGGCGAATTAGTCTCCCGTGGGATTGTTGAAAAACAGGATGATGGATATTCGCTTGCAGACCCAACTGCGGTTGATGCGGCATTAGCTAATCGAGATGATCTAAATTATGCAGAGAACACTGAGCTAGCCACAGACGGATCACGCTCAGATGTATCAGAAATAGAATCGGATGATGATCATGGTCGACGTCAATTAAGTGATCAAATCGATATGTCGGTAGATCGAGTTATAGAGATAATCTCCAATAATCGCGATCGTATACTCTCCGTTGTTGGAGTGTTTGCGTTGGTCGTTGTGTTTCGACTTGTTGCTGTCAGGAGTGTTTTTCAAGAAGGCTATGTGCTTTTGCTTGGCAATGATCCCTACTTCTATCGATATTGGGTATTTGATTTTGTCACAGCGAATCGAAGCCCGCTCACCGTCGCTAATGGAATCGAGCAGGGTGAACCACTCCTCGTTGCAACACTTCAAATCGTAACAGCACTTTTCGGTGGCGGTCCTGCTGCTGCGGAGCAAGTACTGGCGTGGTATCCGGTTGCCGCTGCCGTTGTCTGTGGTGTGAGTGTGTATCTTATCGGAACCCGGCTGAGTGATGACCGGCGTGTTGGTCTGGCAAGCACTGCCATTCTTGCGACATTGCCCGTTCATGCGTACCGAACGAGTATCGGGTTTGCCGATCACCATGCGTTCGATGTAGCCATTCTCGCTGTCGTCTTTATGACAGTCGCAGCGTATGAGCGGACATCGCCGACATCGATATCTCAGCTTCTAGAACTCACACCATGGATTATCTTAGCTGGAGTTGGGATTGGTGCTCATACGCTTGCATGGAATGCAGGTGCTCTTTTATTAACGCCACTTGGAGTATATGGCGTTATTCGGGCGCTCGCAAGCGTTCGTCATGATGTGTCGGTCTTATATCGATTAACACCACTGACTGCGAGCATGGCGATTGGTGGTGGTATCGGAGTTCTTGGACATGAAGCGCTTGGGTGGCAATCAACAACGATGATCATCCCTCCAACGCTCCTTGCGATTGCACTGTTCACGCTCGCGATTGTTGCTGAGGGATGCAGACGTGTCGGACTCGATTATCGCATAACAGCTATCGGGGTCGTACTCAGTGGTGCAGCCGTGTTACTCGGTAGTATTGAGCTGATTCCTCGGTTTGGGGATGAGTTTCGGAGTCAGACTGACAGACTAATTTCAGGTCCGGGCACGGAGAATATCTTTGAGGCACAGTCATTATTCAGCGCTGACTTTGGATTTATTCTTGCACCAGTCATTTTCTTCGGACTCGCGATTTTCGTGAGTATAATTGTATTCATCTGGGCCAGTTGGACTGGATGGACACGTGATCGTGGTGATTTACTACTTGTCTGTGTGTATGGTGGTACATTATTCATTCTCTCATTGTTACAGGTCAGATTCGCTGGTCATCTTGCACTGCCGGTGGCGATCCTTACTGGCATTAGTTTCGTGTGGCTCGTCGCAAAGGTGACCGACATATCCCCTCCAACTGTCCGACCGGTCGGAGTCGGCACACAGTCAACAAGTGAACAGCGCGTTGCATGGCGTCGTCATGCGACGAGTACAGATACAGACACGAACACAGACACAACCGGCTCATCAACTCGTGAAAGAAGTAGAGATTCGAGGGATGGAACAAGTCGACGACAAATCTTCACTGCCGTGATTGTACTTTTCCTGTTGGTCGGGGGACTTGGGGCTGTCATGACGCCGGTTCGGACAGCTACACTGACATATGGTGATGATACTGCCAGCGCGATTGATGAGATGGATGCCTTCGCTACTGCTGAGAATCGAAGCTGGCCGGAGACATATGTCCTCAGTCGCTGGGGAGACAATCGAGCGTATAACGCACATCTCAACGGCAATTCACAGAGCTATGGATATGCTCGGAGTAATTATCTTGATTTCCTTCGATCTGATGAGAGTGAGGAATGGTATCAGCAGATACAGGGTCGTGTTGGATTTATTATTATCTCGGAGATACCTGAGTTTTCAGAACTTGACTCCGAAACGATGTATGCCCGATTGCATGACCGACAGGGACTCGGAACACATTATCAACTACTGTATGCAGGTGATGAAAAGAAAGCATACGCTGTTGTCCCCGGGACGATGGTGAATGGAACCGTTAATGAGACGAAAACAAGTGTCACTATCTCTGGTAGAATGGATGTTGGGTCACACACAATGATCACTCAACGTGAAATACCAACTAAAGATGGGTCATACACAATCCGTATTGCAACGCCTGGAACCTACACAATCGGGAATCGAACGGTCGAGGTGACACAAGAGGATGTGGTAGCTGGATAA
- a CDS encoding type 1 glutamine amidotransferase, whose protein sequence is MSDLDIALCDASIGDTPAERNFRREVDASLTAFKLSADEQPPWPTADGEWAYDAAVITGSQTAVYDHETWMETLAELLRDLHELDIPLLGVCWGHQFIAQTFGGCVSAMDEYELGYQRIERYDSSPLFADFPAEFIAFETHSDEVVRLPPNATELAGNSRSCQAFSLGTVYGVQFHPEYDLKTVKMVTDGKREEGVSESVVETVLTSATPSQHAKTQTAKRVFENFLSIVEQHQ, encoded by the coding sequence ATGAGTGATCTTGACATTGCACTGTGTGATGCATCAATTGGCGATACGCCTGCAGAGCGAAACTTCCGACGCGAGGTTGATGCATCATTAACAGCGTTCAAACTCAGTGCAGACGAGCAACCACCATGGCCAACTGCTGATGGTGAATGGGCGTATGATGCTGCTGTTATTACCGGATCACAGACTGCGGTATACGATCATGAAACCTGGATGGAGACGCTCGCTGAGTTGCTTCGAGATCTCCATGAACTCGATATTCCACTGCTTGGTGTCTGCTGGGGGCATCAATTCATCGCACAGACGTTTGGTGGATGCGTCTCCGCGATGGACGAGTATGAACTCGGGTATCAACGAATTGAGCGATATGACTCCTCGCCATTATTCGCTGATTTCCCTGCTGAATTCATCGCGTTTGAGACACACTCTGATGAGGTCGTTCGTCTTCCGCCAAATGCAACTGAACTTGCAGGAAACAGTCGCTCTTGTCAAGCATTTTCACTTGGAACCGTATATGGCGTGCAGTTCCATCCTGAATACGACCTGAAGACTGTCAAGATGGTCACGGATGGAAAGCGTGAGGAAGGAGTGTCTGAATCGGTTGTTGAGACAGTCCTCACATCAGCAACCCCATCACAACACGCAAAAACACAAACTGCAAAAAGAGTCTTTGAAAACTTCCTCTCAATCGTTGAACAGCACCAGTAA
- a CDS encoding IS701-like element ISHwa4 family transposase codes for MLPITDFLSCTDVLDEFDSLSYHQTTHAKTYVTGLAAGRSKTVTGIAREVLPAGSDRALNKFITEYDWDEDQLNHERLEELQKHGETRWSQNGYIVIDDSVIQRTGKSLPGAGEFYDHSEGEPVWGQNLVYAFYTDDKTSYPLAFRQYEKVDDEDEEDEQETKYDLAREIITELEEEVGVPAGTYLFDAWFAHDSGLIEHVESHGKDWIGPLRGNRQVTYANKERRVDALEECIDKEEREVDGETYKIWTKTVPVSKLGEVRLVITEKVTDEDKENPVKYLATSKIDAPSAHIIRSYSYRWRVETFFEDSKEDLGLGDCEVRDSDGASRHWHLQMLAYSLLRLGPESSASERLVSKASSLRSQLEHGLKETIYNMFSWVRDQPDRDLDGLMEDIDHLFLHSEGSL; via the coding sequence ATGCTGCCGATTACGGATTTCCTCTCGTGCACCGACGTGCTGGATGAATTCGACTCGCTATCATATCATCAAACGACTCACGCCAAAACGTACGTGACAGGTCTTGCTGCGGGCCGCAGCAAGACTGTAACCGGAATTGCACGAGAGGTCCTTCCTGCCGGAAGTGACCGAGCACTCAACAAGTTCATCACCGAATACGATTGGGATGAGGATCAGCTCAATCACGAGCGGTTAGAGGAACTGCAAAAACACGGAGAGACACGCTGGTCACAAAACGGCTATATCGTTATTGACGATTCAGTCATCCAGCGAACCGGGAAGTCCCTTCCCGGTGCTGGAGAGTTCTACGATCACTCTGAGGGTGAGCCTGTTTGGGGACAGAACCTCGTCTACGCGTTCTATACCGATGATAAAACGTCCTATCCACTTGCTTTTCGCCAGTACGAGAAGGTCGACGACGAGGACGAGGAAGACGAACAGGAGACAAAATACGACCTCGCACGAGAGATAATCACGGAATTAGAAGAAGAGGTAGGTGTGCCTGCGGGCACCTACCTCTTCGATGCATGGTTTGCTCATGACTCCGGTCTGATCGAACACGTCGAATCACACGGCAAGGACTGGATTGGACCACTACGGGGCAACCGACAGGTGACCTACGCGAACAAAGAGAGACGCGTCGATGCGCTCGAAGAGTGCATCGACAAGGAAGAGCGAGAAGTTGACGGTGAAACGTACAAAATTTGGACTAAGACAGTCCCTGTCTCGAAATTAGGTGAAGTTCGGCTGGTAATCACAGAGAAGGTTACCGATGAGGACAAAGAGAATCCAGTAAAGTATCTTGCGACGAGCAAGATTGACGCGCCTTCGGCACACATTATTCGGAGCTATTCGTACAGATGGCGAGTAGAGACATTCTTCGAGGACTCGAAAGAGGATCTTGGCTTAGGAGACTGCGAGGTTCGTGATTCTGACGGTGCCAGTCGTCACTGGCACCTTCAGATGCTGGCCTACAGCCTTCTTCGGCTTGGTCCGGAATCGAGCGCCTCGGAGCGACTTGTCTCGAAAGCCTCGTCGCTCCGATCACAACTCGAACACGGTCTCAAGGAGACGATCTACAACATGTTTTCCTGGGTGCGCGATCAACCAGACCGCGATCTCGATGGACTGATGGAAGACATTGACCACCTCTTTCTCCATTCTGAGGGTAGTTTATAA
- the moaA gene encoding GTP 3',8-cyclase MoaA produces the protein MLEDEFGREVSGVRVSLTDRCNFDCVYCHNEGLGDTRGPMDPQDDEMSTDDVVRFLEVVSEFDIGKVKFTGGEPMLRDDLIEIIRRTPSSMEVSMTTNGTFLPGRAGALKEAGLERVNVSQDALDPDEFAEITKSGAYDRVLEGVEAAVDAGLAPVKLNMVVFEHTAEYVEDMVNHVSENTGLQLQLIEYMPELTGHPEWNIDIQRVHDWLADIADRVETREMHDRNRYFVGDGMVEIVDPVENPTFCANCHRVRVTHEGYLKGCLNRNDDLRSMGEMTREEIRETFRETVANRVPYYGEYLIKENDEWVLNDKYLDAPTTHS, from the coding sequence ATGCTCGAAGATGAATTCGGGCGCGAGGTGTCTGGCGTCCGTGTCTCTTTGACCGATCGTTGTAATTTCGATTGTGTCTACTGTCATAATGAGGGACTTGGTGATACCCGCGGTCCGATGGACCCACAGGACGACGAGATGAGCACCGACGATGTCGTCCGTTTTCTTGAAGTTGTCTCGGAATTCGACATTGGAAAGGTGAAATTCACCGGTGGTGAGCCGATGCTTCGTGATGATCTCATAGAAATCATCCGACGCACACCATCATCGATGGAAGTTTCGATGACGACGAACGGGACATTTCTCCCAGGTCGAGCGGGCGCTCTCAAAGAGGCTGGACTCGAACGTGTAAATGTCTCACAGGATGCACTCGATCCTGATGAGTTCGCCGAAATCACAAAATCCGGTGCGTATGACAGGGTCCTCGAAGGCGTTGAGGCTGCGGTTGATGCTGGTCTTGCTCCAGTGAAATTGAATATGGTTGTGTTTGAACACACTGCTGAATACGTTGAAGACATGGTCAATCATGTCTCCGAGAACACTGGATTACAATTACAACTCATCGAATACATGCCCGAGCTCACTGGTCATCCCGAGTGGAATATTGATATCCAACGTGTCCATGACTGGCTTGCAGATATTGCTGACCGTGTCGAGACGCGTGAGATGCATGACCGAAATCGATATTTCGTCGGCGATGGGATGGTTGAAATCGTCGATCCTGTTGAGAACCCAACGTTCTGTGCGAATTGCCATCGCGTTCGTGTGACACATGAAGGTTACCTCAAGGGTTGTCTAAATCGAAATGATGATCTCCGCTCGATGGGTGAGATGACACGCGAAGAAATTCGTGAGACATTCCGTGAGACTGTTGCAAATCGCGTCCCGTATTATGGCGAGTATCTAATAAAAGAAAACGACGAGTGGGTGCTTAATGACAAATATCTCGATGCACCGACAACACACTCGTAA
- a CDS encoding Mrp/NBP35 family ATP-binding protein yields the protein MHTATVRDRLRDVTDPDLEDDIVSLGLVNAIDIDESNNTIRISLALGAPYSPAESKIAAQVREVLGDVEYDLDLAATIPSVESEDEVLPGVTNVIAVASGKGGVGKSTVAVNLATGLSDLGARVGLFDADIYGPNVPRMVDAGVPPETEDEQTIVPPEKYGMKLMSMAFLVGEDDPVIWRGPMVHQILTQLVEDVRWGDLDYLVLDLPPGTGDTQLTILQTLPLTGAVVVTTPQDVAVDDARKGLRMFGEHDTNVLGIVENMASFTCPDCESIHDIFGEGGGQVFAANNDLPFLGSLPLDPQVRTGSDDGDPAVLGSGGTADAFEAMTANVADMVGVTRRRDVMNR from the coding sequence ATGCACACTGCGACGGTCCGTGACCGACTGAGAGATGTCACAGACCCCGATTTAGAAGACGATATCGTGTCGCTTGGGCTTGTCAACGCCATTGATATTGATGAGTCGAATAATACCATCCGTATTTCATTAGCACTTGGTGCTCCGTATTCTCCCGCTGAGAGTAAAATCGCCGCACAGGTTCGTGAGGTGCTTGGGGATGTTGAATATGATCTTGATCTCGCAGCGACAATCCCATCAGTCGAGAGTGAAGATGAGGTGCTTCCCGGTGTCACAAACGTGATTGCTGTTGCCTCTGGGAAAGGTGGCGTTGGAAAGTCAACGGTCGCAGTGAATCTTGCGACTGGATTATCAGATCTTGGTGCACGGGTTGGATTGTTTGATGCGGATATTTATGGACCAAACGTGCCGCGAATGGTTGATGCAGGTGTCCCACCAGAGACTGAGGACGAACAAACAATCGTTCCGCCTGAGAAGTATGGCATGAAATTGATGTCAATGGCGTTTCTCGTCGGAGAGGATGACCCGGTGATTTGGCGTGGACCAATGGTACATCAAATTCTTACCCAGCTTGTCGAGGATGTTCGATGGGGCGATCTCGATTATCTTGTATTAGATCTTCCACCAGGGACTGGCGATACACAACTGACAATTCTTCAGACACTTCCATTGACGGGGGCAGTCGTTGTGACGACACCGCAGGATGTTGCTGTTGATGACGCCCGCAAGGGACTCCGAATGTTTGGTGAACATGACACAAATGTACTCGGGATTGTCGAAAATATGGCGTCATTCACCTGTCCTGACTGTGAATCGATTCATGATATCTTCGGTGAAGGCGGCGGACAAGTGTTTGCTGCGAATAACGATCTTCCATTCTTGGGATCCCTGCCGCTTGATCCACAGGTTCGCACTGGCAGTGATGATGGCGACCCTGCCGTGCTCGGATCCGGGGGGACTGCTGATGCGTTTGAGGCAATGACGGCGAATGTCGCGGATATGGTTGGAGTGACCCGACGGCGTGATGTCATGAATCGGTGA
- a CDS encoding SDR family NAD(P)-dependent oxidoreductase: MIANKTVLVTGGAGSVGRILVRQLLDRNPEVIRILDQSEPGLSRLKSQIDDERCRFLMGNVRDKDRLARAMNGVDIVIHTAAMKHVDISEYNPFEAVKTNVMGLQNVVDAAIDADVNRFVFTSSDKAAHPANTMGTTKLLGEKLVTAANKYTGGHDIQLCSVRFGNVINSSQSVIPIFKRQIETGGPVTLTDPQMSRFFLTYNDVTELVIDAMNHTKAGEIFIQKMDAIAIEDLAEAMIDVFAPAYDHPPTEIKIEETGSRIGETLDEKILTKQEELRTVENDSLYAILPEQSEGDDYLDHSTLDGFDPVETVVRSSERANKLSQPDIRHLLRSEFAGVLA; encoded by the coding sequence ATGATTGCTAATAAAACAGTGTTAGTGACCGGTGGCGCGGGGTCGGTCGGTCGGATTCTCGTTCGTCAGCTACTTGATCGAAACCCGGAGGTAATTCGTATTCTCGATCAGAGCGAGCCGGGATTATCGAGACTCAAATCTCAGATTGACGACGAACGATGTCGGTTTCTTATGGGGAATGTTCGCGATAAGGATAGACTTGCTCGAGCTATGAATGGTGTCGATATCGTCATTCACACTGCGGCAATGAAGCATGTCGACATTAGCGAGTATAATCCGTTCGAGGCAGTCAAAACTAATGTGATGGGATTGCAGAATGTAGTTGATGCTGCAATTGATGCGGACGTGAACCGATTTGTATTCACTAGCAGTGATAAAGCAGCTCATCCTGCGAATACGATGGGAACGACCAAATTATTGGGTGAGAAACTGGTTACGGCAGCGAACAAATATACTGGCGGACACGATATTCAGTTGTGTTCAGTCCGGTTCGGAAACGTAATTAATTCATCACAATCGGTGATTCCGATATTCAAACGACAGATTGAGACCGGCGGTCCAGTGACATTAACTGATCCACAGATGAGTCGGTTCTTTCTCACATACAATGATGTAACCGAGTTGGTTATTGATGCGATGAACCATACAAAAGCCGGAGAGATTTTTATACAGAAGATGGACGCAATTGCAATTGAGGACTTGGCTGAAGCAATGATCGATGTGTTTGCGCCGGCATACGATCACCCACCAACTGAAATTAAGATTGAGGAAACCGGGAGTCGTATCGGAGAGACACTCGATGAAAAGATACTCACGAAACAGGAGGAGTTACGAACAGTTGAGAACGACTCGCTATATGCAATTCTGCCTGAGCAGAGTGAGGGAGACGATTATCTCGATCACTCGACTCTCGATGGATTCGATCCCGTTGAGACGGTTGTCCGATCATCAGAACGCGCAAATAAATTATCTCAACCAGACATTCGTCACCTCCTCCGATCTGAGTTTGCTGGGGTGCTCGCATAA
- a CDS encoding dTDP-glucose 4,6-dehydratase — MTSDTVVVTGAAGFIGRWVVHELLERGFTVHGIDDLRNGSQRNIAAFDTEDAFEFTTGSVTTRDDVEAVLTEEVDFCIHLAAEIDVQESLDDPDSHFEANIVGTKHVLEFCRENEIALGLVGTCMVYDMVESEAGIDESHPVKPASPYAGSKLAAENLAESYYHGYGLPVTIMRPFNTYGPFQKTGMAGGVVSIFTNRDIAGKSLTIYGDGTQTRDLLYVTDCAEFIIEATLSDETTGEILNAGTGTDISINELAELIASEDTEIEHVEHHHPQSEVEKLLCDPAKARSMIDWEPTVSLAEGVSRLREWLKSHEEVSA, encoded by the coding sequence ATGACCTCGGACACAGTTGTCGTCACTGGAGCAGCTGGTTTTATCGGTCGATGGGTGGTCCATGAGCTACTTGAGCGTGGATTTACCGTCCATGGGATAGATGACCTGCGGAATGGGTCTCAACGCAATATTGCCGCGTTTGATACCGAGGATGCATTCGAGTTTACTACTGGAAGCGTAACGACTCGTGACGATGTTGAGGCAGTTCTGACTGAGGAGGTAGATTTCTGTATTCACCTGGCAGCCGAGATTGATGTTCAAGAAAGTCTCGATGATCCAGACTCGCACTTTGAGGCGAACATCGTGGGAACAAAGCATGTTCTTGAATTCTGTCGGGAGAATGAGATTGCACTCGGGCTGGTCGGGACGTGTATGGTATACGATATGGTCGAGTCTGAGGCGGGGATTGATGAATCCCACCCAGTGAAGCCAGCATCTCCATACGCTGGCTCGAAGCTTGCTGCAGAGAATCTTGCAGAGAGTTATTATCACGGCTATGGACTGCCAGTGACGATCATGCGACCGTTCAATACGTACGGACCATTCCAGAAGACCGGTATGGCAGGTGGTGTTGTGTCGATTTTTACAAATCGCGATATTGCAGGCAAGTCACTCACAATATACGGTGACGGGACACAAACGCGCGATTTATTATATGTGACTGATTGTGCGGAGTTTATTATCGAAGCAACGCTGTCAGACGAGACTACCGGCGAAATACTGAATGCTGGAACTGGAACTGATATTTCGATTAACGAGCTTGCGGAGCTCATCGCAAGTGAGGATACTGAAATTGAGCATGTTGAGCATCATCATCCACAGAGTGAGGTTGAAAAACTCTTATGTGACCCAGCAAAAGCACGTTCAATGATAGATTGGGAACCAACTGTCTCGCTTGCGGAGGGCGTCTCACGCCTTCGAGAGTGGCTGAAATCCCACGAGGAGGTATCAGCCTGA
- a CDS encoding DegT/DnrJ/EryC1/StrS family aminotransferase, with amino-acid sequence MNSSSTPAHYGGKPIRDEVLGYGSQSISEADKKAITEALEGDYITRGPAVEEFEQRVADFVGVDHAVASTSGTTALHLAGEAAGFESGDEVITTPLTFVSTAHVATYTGATPVFADIDPHRRSLDPDAVREQITDDTAGIVPMHYDGLPADIEELLTIADEHDLTVIWDACHAFGGEWRDELIGAQRDMVMFSFHPVKNITTGEGGMVVTDDDELAKRLRRFRSFDMDYAPAGYEDEPWYQVTEGVGYNYNFTDIQAALGLAQLDRIEEFKAQRDMIIESYNAAFEEVPGIRTPPDPVESDPMRHLYAIEVNEEFGCDRKEFINAMHAENLGVQVHYVPLHYHPYFQEEFGYEEGMFPVAEEVYDKLVSMPLHAEMNQDDIGKVTQAVERLHRYHN; translated from the coding sequence ATGAATAGTAGTAGCACCCCAGCACACTATGGAGGCAAGCCCATTCGTGATGAGGTCCTTGGATACGGTTCGCAGAGTATCTCTGAGGCAGATAAAAAAGCGATCACAGAGGCGCTTGAGGGCGACTATATTACGCGCGGTCCAGCCGTCGAGGAGTTTGAACAGCGAGTTGCGGATTTCGTTGGCGTTGACCATGCGGTTGCGAGCACTTCAGGAACGACTGCACTGCATCTCGCTGGTGAGGCTGCCGGGTTCGAATCGGGAGACGAAGTAATCACGACACCACTCACATTCGTCTCGACTGCTCACGTCGCCACATATACTGGAGCAACCCCAGTGTTCGCTGATATTGACCCACATCGGCGCTCACTTGATCCTGACGCAGTCCGCGAGCAAATCACAGACGATACGGCTGGAATCGTTCCGATGCATTATGATGGATTGCCAGCCGATATTGAAGAATTGCTTACAATTGCCGATGAACATGATCTCACTGTTATCTGGGACGCCTGTCATGCGTTTGGCGGCGAGTGGCGAGACGAACTGATTGGTGCACAGCGGGATATGGTAATGTTCAGCTTTCATCCAGTCAAGAACATCACGACTGGGGAAGGGGGAATGGTCGTTACCGATGATGATGAATTGGCGAAGCGATTACGCAGATTCCGCTCGTTTGACATGGACTATGCTCCAGCGGGGTATGAAGATGAACCATGGTATCAGGTCACCGAGGGAGTTGGGTATAATTATAACTTTACTGATATTCAGGCTGCATTAGGCTTAGCACAGCTCGATCGAATTGAAGAGTTCAAAGCTCAGCGAGATATGATCATCGAATCATACAATGCGGCGTTTGAGGAGGTGCCAGGAATCCGTACGCCACCGGATCCTGTCGAATCCGATCCGATGCGTCATTTGTACGCGATTGAGGTCAACGAGGAGTTTGGATGTGACAGAAAAGAGTTTATTAACGCTATGCATGCTGAGAATCTCGGTGTACAGGTACACTATGTGCCATTGCATTATCACCCGTACTTCCAAGAGGAATTTGGATATGAAGAGGGGATGTTTCCCGTGGCTGAAGAGGTGTATGATAAGTTAGTGAGTATGCCGTTACATGCTGAGATGAACCAAGATGATATTGGAAAAGTGACCCAGGCAGTTGAGCGGCTTCACCGGTATCATAATTAA
- a CDS encoding N-acetylneuraminate synthase family protein, producing the protein MNELKIGDRLVGPDEPTFVIAEAGSNHNGDLSIAKELIEVAADAGADAVKFQTFRAEDLYVEESGDVEYLDDDRSIYEIIESMEMPYDWIPELHDYCHEQGVQFLSTPFDERSATELAEYVPAWKVASYTSSHIPFLKYLAGTDKPIIMSTGAHNLEEIEESVTALKNASVSGLVLLQCVAAYPTPLSEINLRVIETLRKEFNALTGLSDHTLDPVTAPTTAVALGGSVVEKHFTLDNDMEGPDHEFALEPDKLNKMISAIRDTETALGTGQKRVLGVEDELYEKGRRAIQATTSIEAGEELSSENVSVLRPGERETGMHPKFYDEILDETVSQKIQKGEGIRWEYIED; encoded by the coding sequence ATGAACGAGCTCAAGATCGGGGACCGGCTAGTTGGACCCGACGAACCGACGTTTGTGATCGCTGAAGCGGGATCAAATCATAATGGTGATCTTAGTATAGCAAAGGAACTGATTGAGGTTGCTGCAGACGCGGGGGCAGATGCAGTAAAGTTCCAGACGTTTCGTGCAGAGGATCTCTATGTCGAGGAGAGCGGCGATGTCGAGTACCTAGACGATGACAGAAGCATATACGAAATTATTGAATCAATGGAAATGCCCTATGACTGGATACCAGAACTTCACGATTACTGCCACGAGCAGGGCGTTCAATTTCTGTCTACACCGTTTGATGAGCGCTCTGCAACAGAGCTTGCAGAATATGTCCCAGCATGGAAAGTCGCATCGTACACAAGTAGTCATATACCATTTTTGAAATATCTTGCAGGGACAGACAAACCAATCATTATGTCTACAGGAGCACATAATCTCGAAGAAATCGAAGAGTCGGTGACTGCTCTCAAAAACGCCTCTGTTTCAGGTCTTGTGTTACTTCAATGCGTAGCTGCGTATCCAACCCCACTCTCAGAGATCAATCTCCGTGTCATTGAGACACTTCGCAAAGAGTTCAATGCACTCACAGGACTTTCGGATCATACGTTGGACCCGGTTACAGCTCCGACCACTGCTGTCGCACTGGGTGGAAGTGTCGTTGAGAAACACTTTACACTTGATAACGACATGGAAGGACCAGATCACGAGTTCGCATTAGAACCAGATAAACTGAACAAGATGATCTCTGCGATCCGAGATACCGAGACAGCGCTCGGCACCGGACAAAAACGAGTGCTTGGGGTCGAAGACGAACTGTATGAGAAGGGACGAAGAGCAATTCAGGCTACTACTAGTATTGAAGCTGGTGAGGAGTTGAGTTCAGAAAATGTGAGCGTACTTCGACCCGGCGAGCGGGAAACAGGAATGCATCCTAAATTTTATGATGAAATACTTGATGAAACTGTTTCACAAAAGATACAGAAAGGTGAAGGCATCCGGTGGGAATACATAGAAGACTAA